The Oreochromis niloticus isolate F11D_XX linkage group LG13, O_niloticus_UMD_NMBU, whole genome shotgun sequence genome has a window encoding:
- the LOC102077159 gene encoding dual specificity protein phosphatase 13-like, translating to MTDRKSSSGAATGVICDIQDLEPKQEKCVAGGSERKWEIPSLQDLEEVLHSAPSSCRHGDEVWPNLFLGDMFMSHDKFGLYQLGITHVLNASHGKLCCKGSDDFYGTTVKYYGVPANDLPTFDLSPYFYPAAEFIHQALTSGGRVFVHCAVGVSRSAALVLAYLMIHHHLSLLSSIRCVQQKRWIFPNRGFLRQLIGLDQKLQDDGLNDGIRASS from the exons ATGACAGACAGAAAGTCCTCCTCAGGTGCTGCCACAGGTGTGATATGTGATATACAAGATTTggagccaaaacaggagaagtgTGTGGCAGGGGGATCAGAGAGAAAGTGGGAGATCCCATCTCTCCAGGATCTGGAGGAggttttacactcagctccaaGCTCCTGTCGACATGGAGACGAGGTGTGGCCGAATCTGTTTCTGGGAGACAT GTTTATGTCTCATGACAAGTTTGGGCTCTACCAGCTAGGGATCACTCATGTGCTGAATGCCTCACATGGTAAACTCTGCTGTAAAGGTAGTGATGATTTCTATGGAACCACAGTGAAATATTATGGAGTCCCTGCCAACGACCTCCCCACATTTGACCTCTCGCCGTATTTCTACCCTGCGGCTGAGTTCATTCACCAGGCTTTGACATCAGGAG GGAGAGTGTTTGTGCACTGTGCTGTGGGTGTGAGTCGTTCAGCTGCATTGGTCCTAGCCTACCTGATGATTCATCATCACCTCAGTCTGTTGTCCTCTATACGTTGTGTGCAGCAGAAGCGCTGGATTTTTCCCAACAGAGGCTTCCTGCGACAGCTCATAGGCCTGGACCAAAAACTGCAGGATGATGGTTTAAATGA TGGTATCAGAGCGAGCTCCTGA
- the LOC100694219 gene encoding sphingomyelin synthase-related protein 1, with protein sequence MALSEDNVSAWSCKQVAQWLKEEGFGQYVELLCTQHRLDGLSLLALTEADLRGPPLGLTVLGDIKRLTIALRRLQRKNQAQLEELGLAPSDSLPAGLPAGTAGVKWSCDGADGCNGGDRLSNGTELRSRDSNRSGYSNRSGYSSGEVLCHTHSNGRCRQHLAGRLDPEVWKTIISSIYVFLVFGFTSFVMVIVHERVPDMRTYPPLPDIFLDSVPRIPWAFAMAEACGLILCYMFLLILLLHKHRSILFRRLCSLMGTVFLLRCCTMFATSLSVPGQHLKCASKTYGDTWEKIQRALTIWSGFGMTLTGVQTCGDYMFSGHTVVITMLNFFVTEYTPRTWNLIHTISWVLNLFGIFFILAGHEHYSIDVFIAFYITTRLFLYYHTLANTRAYQHSRRARIWFPMFSFFECNVNGPVPNQYHWPFSKPAFMKTLIG encoded by the exons ATGGCACTGTCGGAAGATAATGTGAGTGCCTGGAGCTGTAAGCAGGTGGCCCAGTGGCTGAAGGAAGAAGGTTTTGGGCAGTACGTGGAGCTACTGTGCACGCAGCACCGCCTGGACGGCCTCAGTCTGCTGGCTCTGACTGAGGCCGACCTGAGGGGTCCTCCTCTGGGCCTCACGGTGCTGGGAGACATCAAAAGGCTGACCATAGCCCTCCGCCGGCTCCAGAGAAAAAACCAGGCCCAGCTGGAGGAGCTGGGCCTCGCACCTTCGGACAGTCTTCCCGCTGGGCTCCCCGCAGGCACTGCTGGGGTTAAGTGGAGCTGCGATGGAGCTGACGGGTGTAATGGAGGTGATCGCTTGTCTAACGGGACTGAGCTGCGGTCAAGGGACAGCAATAGATCTGGATACAGCAATAGATCTGGATACAGCTCTGGAGAGGTGCTGTGTCACACACACTCCAATGGGAGGTGTAGGCAGCACTTAGCTGGTAGATTGGACCCAGAGGTTTGGAAAACAATCATCAGTTCCATATATGTTTTTCTGGTGTTTGGATTCACATCTTTTGTCATGGTTATCGTACATGAGCGCGTCCCTGACATGAGGACATACCCACCGCTGCCTGATATATTCCTGGACAG TGTACCCAGAATTCCTTGGGCTTTTGCCATGGCTGAAGCTTGTGGTCTCATCTTATGCTACATGTTTCTGTTGATCCTGCTCCTTCACAAACACAG GTCCATCCTCTTCAGACGGCTGTGTTCTTTAATGGGAACGGTGTTTTTGCTTCGTTGCTGCACCATGTTTGCCACCTCGCTTTCTGTGCCAGGGCAGCACCTGAAGTGTGCCAGCAAG ACATATGGCGACACCTGGGAAAAGATACAGAGGGCTCTAACAATCTGGAGTGGATTTGGGATGACTCTGACAGGCGTGCAAACCTGTGGAGACTACATGTTCAGCGGGCACACTGTTGTCATCACGATGCTCAACTTCTTTGTGACAGAAT ATACTCCACGAACATGGAATCTGATTCACACCATATCTTGGGTGTTAAACCTGTTTGGGATTTTCTTCATCCTGGCTGGTCACGAGCACTACTCTATCGACGTGTTCATCGCCTTCTACATCACCACCCGCCTCTTCCTCTACTATCACACCTTAGCTAACACCCGTGCCTACCAGCATAGCCGAAGGGCACGCATTTGGTTCCCCATGTTCTCCTTTTTTGAGTGCAACGTGAATGGACCTGTCCCCAACCAGTATCACTGGCCCTTCAGTAAACCGGCCTTCATGAAAACTCTGATTGGATAA
- the zgc:153981 gene encoding dual specificity protein phosphatase 13, whose amino-acid sequence MSRSKQLQDLLLIKELEVILDSCPVGLTPVDEVWPNLYIGNVAVAQNKKTLHKLSITHVLNAAHSKQGSIGDQSFYGNTCVYFGIPAEDSEDFDLSQYFKPAADFIHKALMSKDGKVLVHCIMGVSRSATLVIAYLMLWQRLTLRDALKHVVQKRAIYPNRNFLSLLLKLDEQLTRKRRLCPIL is encoded by the exons ATGTCAAGGAGCAAACAGCTACAGGACCTGCTGCTCATTAAAGAACTGGAGGTCATCTTGGATTCCTGCCCTGTGGGGCTCACACCGGTGGATGAAGTCTGGCCCAACCTGTACATAGGAAATGT GGCTGTAGCACAGAATAAAAAGACATTGCATAAGCTTAGCATCACTCATGTGCTGAACGCAGCGCACTCCAAGCAGGGCAGCATTGGTGaccagagtttttatgggaacACCTGCGTTTACTTTGGCATCCCAGCGGAGGATTCAGAGGACTTTGACCTCAGTCAGTACTTCAAACCTGCAGCTGACTTCATACACAAAGCCCTGATGAGCAAAGATG GAAAAGTGCTGGTGCACTGCATCATGGGCGTGAGTAGATCGGCCACTTTGGTCATAGCGTACTTGATGCTGTGGCAGCGTCTTACTCTGAGAGATGCTCTGAAGCATGTTGTCCAAAAACGAGCCATTTACCCCAACCGGAACTTCCTGTCCCTCCTCCTCAAGCTGGATGAACAGCTGACACGAAAGAGGAGGCTGTGTCCTATTCTCTGA